The genomic stretch cacaacactctCCAGTGACGGTTGCACTCTTGCACCTAGACGCTCCGATTCCTCCCAAGCAAAACACTCCTCCTTCCTCTGATCTTGATCTGTTACACACCCCACGGATCTGTGTGTCCATACGTTTACGCCAGTCAAGAGGGTTCTGGGTCTTACTGCCTATAATGTTCTTCTCAGTTCTGGCATTGATGGATACATCGTTCTAAATGACTGTAGTGCACGCAGGCAAGCACCAAAACCCTGTTATGTTGACAGCGAGGCCTCTGCAGACTCAGCACATAAAATGGGTCACTACTGTCGTTATTTCAGTTACACAACTCCAGTGtgcctgcctttctttttccttgcccTTGAAGTCACTTGAATGTAAACAAGTAAAACGAGGGGGTAACAAAATCAGGATGAGGAATGGAGACGGGAAAGGAAAGCATCCCACAGTACTGGTCTGGAGACTAGCATCCTCACAGCTCCAGCAGGCTGGTTCCCCAGAGCTCTGatcctggagctgctgcagaaataaagaCCCATTGAGAAGTCTGGCTCCAAATTAGCATTTGAATTCCCTTGTAGTCTGTTGTCAGATGGGCAGGAGGTGGGTGCTAGTCTGGGTCTCTCAGTACTGATACACAAAGGTGGCTTTAAAAAGTCCTTATTCTTCTgagggaaagaaatgcattgCTCAAACTATGGGCactttgtgttttccttctttttttcttttttttctcttttccttctccctttctccttcgTTTCACCCCCTTTCCCAGATCAGTCTGAGCTGTAGAGAGACATGTCTGAGTATTGTTAGCCCAGTCTGACCtacttctttccctccccttggCCCCGTGTTATGGATGCTGGTGCTATGGAAACCTGGGTGACATGCCAGTGCCACAAAGCCAGGGCCACCAGCTGcaccctcctctcccagccccacaggagcTTCCCCTCCCAAACATTACCCCAAAGAAAGTCAACAGTGCTGCTTGCCGGGGAAATTCAAGGGTGTGCTCCATCCATCCCACCAAGCCGTGCTCTGGAGGGACCAGGCTGCTTTTCCTTGGGCTCAGGTGCAtggctgcattttttccccGGTCCCAGGGCACAGCATTTTGGTGCTGGCGGCCACGTGTCAACCCACCGTTGTCTGCGCACCAGACCTGTCTGTGCACATATCCTGCACGGGCCGTCACATGACGGGTAGGAAAGTACATGTGGGCGCCCTTGAAGTTTTCGAGTTAAAAATAAGCCACAAACTTCTGCAACATGGTACAAAAGCCTTACGGGAACCTGGCTAGGTTCCTGCAAAGACAGAAATGGGAACACCTGCACCGGCGATCCCTGTAGAGGATGGCAGTTTCTCCGTCAgtggggcagagctgtgcagtTTCATTGTCACGCGTTTGCTTGCGTGGGAACAAGCCTTATGGGGGGAGGGTTGTTTACAACTTCAGTCTCTACGTTTCTTGTGATAAAAAAGTTCTCGCAGGTTTCCTTTGCTCTCTGCCGGCctcctggctggctggctgcctcGCCTGGGAGGCCGTGGCAGTACCAAAGTGGATTTCCTTCCAAATATCTCACGGCAAACCGTTTCCTCCCAGTTGCTGTCACTGAACCGGCGGGCGTaagaggaggaagcaggaggGAGCTCGGGAATCTGTAAAGCCCTTCGCAGGGGGCTCTTGTGTCTCTCATAAGCCGTCTCCAGGGGATTTCTGCGAGTCTCCAggactccccccaccccaataaCCTTAACCCCAGGGCCTGGCCCAGCACAGCTAAAAACTTGGAAGCCGGGAAGGTTTTGCGCATGAGTGCGGCCGCGGCTCTGGGTGCGGGCAGCCTGCCTCAGCGCTGCCCTACCCGCGTTTTGGGGTGCAGCCAGTGACGCCCTGGGCACCTCGGCCCGGAGCAGCTGGCTGCCGAACCCCCTCAAACACCCTCCGGTTCCCCCCttcgctccccccccccccggcccggcggccgcAGCCGCGTCGCACCGGCGCCCTCTcccgagcggcggcggcggccggagcCCGGGGCCGGGGAATGGGCTCGTACGATGGGGCTCGGGCACAGCCCGGAGTGCCTCGGCCCCGTTAAGGTGCGGGCACGGCAGCCCGGCTCTCCCCCCGGCTCTTCCCTCAGCCAGCTCAGCTCACCAGACCAGGAGAAAATGAAGCCGGGACACAAATCCCGCAGGTTGGGGGGGGAGCTGAGCTGGCTTCGTGGGTCACCCCTCGCCCCATCACGGCTCCCACGAGGCCGGGCAGGAGCGGGAGGTGaggagggggcacagccgggGACGGGAGCAGCAACCGGGAACCTTCTTCACCCTCTCAGCGGTGGAAGTTGCGGTTCTGCAATCGGCCCTGCAGCGGGACCAGTACCGCCGGGCGGTTGGATCACCGTTAAACTGGAGCTCGCGGGATGGTCTTCACACCAGCTGGGAGCCACGTAACCTTGGGGTGGGCTGGGCAGACCCCATCCCACCCAGCACACACCTTCCCAGTCCAAAACTGGCCCCTCGGCATCTCTGCAGAGGACGCGAGCGGGCAAAGTGGTTTCATACGGCACCGGCGCAACGTGCTGTGCGGCGGCAGCGCTTCGCATTGGGTAAATCCTGAAACCATCGACTGCATCGTTGAACCGTGGTCTGGTGCAACGTAATTTTCTTTGATGACAGTTATGAAGCAGCAGAGTAATGACAGCATccctgggtggaggggaggagtTTTCCTTCTGCTAGAGGCACCTGAAACGACCCCTCTGACAACTGTTTGAAGGGGCTGATGTGCCGGGCAGTTTTTCTGTGACAGAACTAGCGCCGGCAGGCAGCCGAGGccagagcctggctctgccgCACCAGGATTTTTAATGGTCCTCCGTGCCTCCAAGGGGAAAAGCTGGCTCGCCACAGCCTCGCTGCTGAATCATTAACTTCCCTCCTCTGAGTCATTCTGCAGCCCTGTCACACACAGAGAGCGAGATAAGCAGGGCTGAGGTGGTGGTAGTGGCTCCAGGCTGATACAATAGGGTTAGAAAAGTGGTTGCAGGGTAAAAGATGGAGGTTGTGTCTGCAGAACCAGTGAGCACCCACTTGGACTAACCCAAGAGAGCAGGGCTTTGAGACGGAGCCAGGACCTGCACTGGCAGCTGGGCTGGTCCTTCTGTATTAACTCTCTGGGAGGTGACTGGTAAAATGCAGGTAAAAAGGTGGGGACAAAGAATTAACTTCAGGAGATGGTGGGACATGTTAATGTAAAGGCTAAGTAAAATCTCACTGGGGGCAGGTGGCATGTCTGTTCCTCCCTGGCCTTGCTAAGGCACAGCTGGTGTTAAATGATGCTCAGCCTTTTCCAAAGTGTTTTAGCAAAGCTGCtagaaaagaagttattttgttgttgtttaccTTGCTGTGACACCCGGGGGGTTGTGTGATTATGGGGCCCTGCTGCACTGAAAACTTTGCAGAAGCAAGTGCTgtacagttatttttgtttggatttaaGGCTTTCCCTGCAGTGTTTGCCGACTTCAATGCAGCAGCATGACTCCCAGGCAGGAGAGCCCGAACGGGAAACAGACTGGGGACTTTGCGGGATAAGCCCATTTAAGAtgcagggaaggaaatgaaacaatgtgaaaaattaatcacttcttccaaaaaaaccctgccttttATTCTTACAATCTAGATATGCCTACtcctggggaaaggaggggtggACGGCAGGCTTTAAAGTGTGGTTAGGCTGGCAGCATGTTAATGCAGTTATTTTCACTCTCCAGGTCTGATGTGAAATCCCCCTGTGACAATGGCACGGAGCGCTGCTGGTGTTTTCTGAGTTGTGTCACTAACGTGAGCGGACCAGTGGCCAAAAGCATCAATGTTGTGAACGCTGGGCTCCCGTGAAAATCCTGGCCAAGCCCAGATGGGCACCCGAGCACCGGGCAAACAACCCAGCAGGGACCACTGTTTGGTGTTGAGCAGCTTAGCCCCCAGTCTGGGAGCTCGgcacctctgaaaatcagattCTCCCTACTCAGAGCTCTCCTCCCATGGGACAGAGGGTTGCAGGCTGTGCTACACTGCACGGCAGGGAAACCGAGGCAGCCACCTCGTGTTCAAACACCTATGTTTTTGTTCTCTGCTAGTTGCAGACCCACAAGGAGACACCCAGCACAGCAAGCTCAGTGCCTTTTTATTTGTGCATGTTGTCGCTCAGCAGTATTCAAAGTTATACATGCAGTAGTGGTTATGAGTTTGCACAGTCTGATTTACAATATTGTCCGAGGGCAATGGCTGATAACCATTACAAGGGCACTAATAGACTTTCACACAACATGTTGATGGCTACTCCTCTTTACCCCTTGACTCTTGTTATGCCCCAGCCCACATCTGGTTTCAAATGCCTTTCTTGGGTGTGGGCCTTGGAAAACTGCCATGAACCCACGTTTGGTGCCTGGgctgaaggcagagctgctggaggaaggggaaCACATGGCAATTCAGTGGGAAGCTCATGCTGAGATGAATTTGCTTTTATGTGTCCAGTTTTCCTAAAATTCTCCTTGTTTTGAAGCATTGCTGTTTCTGCATCAGGCATGATGGAGCTGCCAGGTATGGAGCACTTGGCACAAAGAGTGCTGTGGGGGAAAAATACCTCCTGAAGAGCTCAGCAGTTCATGCTGGTGCTgggcagcggggagggaggTGTTAAAAACTCAGGTGAGGGTGGATTTGTTGCTTAGCTGTATTAAGTACAGCCAGTCTGTTACcatgggcaggagggagcaggactCGAAGGCAAGGACACCGATGAGGGACAGAGGAGCAGGTCACGCTGTGAGAAGCTGGAGGATGTTCAGCCCCACGTagtgagagaggaagaaatgcaagatGCCCAGGGCTGATGCTGCAATGAGAATCCAGAGAACTCCAGTGCTAAAGTATATCGGGGCGAGCctggtggaggagagggacccTGCTAAGACCGAGCTTTGCTGCTCTCGCCCAGGAACAATCCCTTCCTCCTTGGAGAAGGGCGGTGGAAAGGCAACCCCTggctgtcccctgtcccctACATGGGGCCCTGTGCCCTGCTCCCACCTGGACGGAGCACACACGCACCCGCAAGAGCTCGGCGCAGCTCCAGCCTTGCCCCGTACCTCTGTCTCTGGCCCCAGCCCCATACCCATGCCCACGTTATGCCCCGGGGAGAGCTCGGCAAGGCTGAGTCATGCAGGGACCCTGAAGCAGCCAGAGGGAGTCCTGAGCTTCCCCAAAGCACATTATGTTCCCAAATGCAAACCCCCAGGGGTTATCATGTACTCCAGGCTGGCAGAGGTGTTTACCTTTTTGAGGACGATGCCCTGTATCCCATAAAGTAGCAGTAGCGGGCGTAGAGATAGAGCAGACCCAAGGCTGCAGCCAGACCTGCAGTTGAGAGAGATGACAGTGACCATCTCCAAAGGCTTTTTAGAGCTACTTTGAGCCAAGCAGGTAGCCCAAAGTGAAGGAATAGAGGCTTTGTGTCCTCTGGTTCTACCCTCCCATCAGAGACAGAATTATTGCCTGTTTTATTGTTCAGAAGGTGAGCAGGACCCGAGGACTGAGCAAGCACTTAGGGGAACAGATCTAGTGACAAACCAGGTAACGGGCTATTCTCACCTTGATGGAAGAAGAGTCCAGCCTGCCACAAAAGCGCCAGGAAAATGGGAAAGTACTCAGAGGAGTTCACCCTAGCAGGAAAGAGGAAGGTCATAAACAAGGGAAAGGAAGATCTTCCTTTTTTGCTTCCCCTAGCAGTTTCCAGGGGCTGGAGGCTGTTGCTTTTTAGAGCTGATATCACCATAAAAAGCATCCAAGGCTTGCACCTTTCCCTGCAGTTCCATCCCACCTTTATTCACAGGAATTAAACAGTGGAAGGAAC from Buteo buteo chromosome 24, bButBut1.hap1.1, whole genome shotgun sequence encodes the following:
- the LOC142044369 gene encoding leukotriene C4 synthase-like isoform X1 is translated as MLDQIHLLAAVTVLGVLEQAYFLLQVIYARRVFGVSPPKISGPPEFERIFRAQVNSSEYFPIFLALLWQAGLFFHQGLAAALGLLYLYARYCYFMGYRASSSKSISPGHLAFLPLSLRGAEHPPASHSVTCSSVPHRCPCLRVLLPPAHALFVPSAPYLAAPSCLMQKQQCFKTRRILGKLDT
- the LOC142044369 gene encoding leukotriene C4 synthase-like isoform X2, producing MLDQIHLLAAVTVLGVLEQAYFLLQVIYARRVFGVSPPKISGPPEFERIFRAQVNSSEYFPIFLALLWQAGLFFHQGLAAALGLLYLYARYCYFMGYRASSSKSISPGHLAFLPLSLRGAEHPPASHSVTCSSVPHRCPCLRVLLPPAHGNRLAVLNTAKQQIHPHLSF
- the LOC142044369 gene encoding leukotriene C4 synthase-like isoform X3, whose protein sequence is MLDQIHLLAAVTVLGVLEQAYFLLQVIYARRVFGVSPPKISGPPEFERIFRAQVNSSEYFPIFLALLWQAGLFFHQGLAAALGLLYLYARYCYFMGYRASSSKRLAPIYFSTGVLWILIAASALGILHFFLSHYVGLNILQLLTA